From Nicotiana tabacum cultivar K326 chromosome 22, ASM71507v2, whole genome shotgun sequence, one genomic window encodes:
- the LOC107805085 gene encoding uncharacterized protein LOC107805085 — translation MQGSNYYFMRRSHVPAFGSWDCNDDSPIPFTQCFESARQADLLRYSYSQDRDLYVAGDLYQNDTVTPSMIVLPRRKMKASNEAVGKAGKDTWVVCDYEYDVKEAATPSPPPPKRGAVDEDLYKISPELLYAKPKRKGIRGFFSSCLLPICAS, via the exons ATGCAA GGGAGCAATTATTACTTCATGAGGAGGAGCCATGTTCCAgcatttggtagctgggactgtAACGATGATTCCCCAATTCCATTCACACAGTGCTTTGAATCAGCTAGACAAGCGGATTTGCTTCGATACAGCTACTCTCAAGACCGTGATTTATACGTCGCCGGCGATCTTTACCAGAATGATACTGTAACTCCGAGCATGATCGTCCTTCCTCGTCGTAAG ATGAAAGCAAGTAATGAAGCAGTTGGAAAAGCAGGAAAGGACACGTGGGTGGTGTGTgactatgagtatgatgtgaaaGAAGCAGCAACTCCATCACCGCCACCGCCTAAAAGGGGCGCTGTAGATGAAGATCTCTACAAGATTTCCCCTGAACTGCTCTACGCTAAGCCTAAAAGG AAAGGCATTAGGGGTTTCTTCTCAAGCTGCTTACTGCCTATTTGTGCTTCTTGA